Proteins from a genomic interval of Amphiura filiformis chromosome 9, Afil_fr2py, whole genome shotgun sequence:
- the LOC140160570 gene encoding LOW QUALITY PROTEIN: fibroblast growth factor 9-like (The sequence of the model RefSeq protein was modified relative to this genomic sequence to represent the inferred CDS: inserted 1 base in 1 codon) has translation MERWLFTMLGRRALRIATLVAFLCISVVCSFPTAALKNAAAAHMPKLNQTRNSLLIQAIKDHSVHFNNELSSSSKSSSHISDITRKLLDIKTNFTLPSVETDSRYNQTSGEVRRYXRGSHHSHEQFLWTIPKLKQLYCRTGYRLAVYANGTINGTKRIDNPYTLMQISARSWGVVSIRGVYSKLYVCMDSGGNLYGSANGRNGDCLFEERLLSNWYTTFSSRTHPLNQSRRKWYLALNKDGSSRNGARTKAKHNMAQFLPI, from the exons ATGGAGAGGTGGTTATTTACCATGTTGGGAAGGCGAGCCCTTCGTATTGCCACATTAGTGGCATTTCTTTGTATATCTGTAGTCTGCAGTTTTCCAACGGCTGCGCTTAAGAATGCCGCAGCAGCGCACATGCCGAAACTCAACCAAACGCGGAACAGTTTGCTCATACAGGCCATCAAGGATCATAGTGTACATTTTAATAAtgaattatcatcatcgtcaaaaTCATCGTCACATATTTCAGACATTACCAGAAAGCTTTTAGACATTAAAACAAATTTTACATTACCATCAGTGGAGACAGACTCAAGATACAACCAAACTTCTGGGGAAGTGAGGAGAT AAAGAGGGAGTCATCATTCacatgaacaatttttgtggacTATTCCAAAACTGAAACAGTTGTACTGTAGGACTGGTTATCGTCTAGCTGTCTATGCCAACGGGACTATCAATGGCACTAAACGAATAGACAACCCATATA CGTTGATGCAGATATCAGCGAGATCCTGGGGTGTCGTTTCTATCAGAGGGGTGTATAGCAAACTTTACGTTTGCATGGACAGTGGTGGCAACTTATATGGCTCA GCAAATGGACGGAATGGCGACTGTCTCTTTGAGGAGAGATTATTATCAAATTGGTACACAACATTTTCGTCAAGAACACATCCACTTAATCAAAGCAGGCGAAAATGGTATCTTGCCCTAAATAAAGATGGCTCCTCGCGGAACGGAGCAAGGACGAAAGCAAAACACAACATGGCACAATTTTTACCAATATAG